One part of the Streptomyces lydicus genome encodes these proteins:
- a CDS encoding DUF397 domain-containing protein, whose protein sequence is MPEHHMLQAAALTGWRKSSYSGAEGGSCIEVLDGYPAGVPVRDSKDSHGPAVVFPAAAWRVFVAAVKGSATV, encoded by the coding sequence ATGCCTGAGCACCACATGCTGCAAGCCGCTGCTCTGACCGGTTGGCGCAAGTCGTCGTACAGCGGGGCCGAAGGGGGGAGCTGCATAGAAGTCCTGGACGGCTACCCCGCCGGCGTGCCCGTCCGGGACTCCAAGGATTCGCACGGGCCGGCGGTCGTCTTCCCGGCAGCGGCCTGGCGGGTGTTCGTCGCGGCCGTGAAGGGCTCGGCTACGGTCTGA
- a CDS encoding DUF397 domain-containing protein, producing the protein MAPHSSSRPPPGPRSLRLSKSRSWRGVPDPVVLRTLTRSGWRKSSYSGNDGGSCLEVQDNHPSGVPVRDSKNPHGAALVFPAAAWDSFVTVVKDGGFAHHA; encoded by the coding sequence ATGGCGCCGCACTCGTCTTCCCGGCCGCCGCCTGGGCCTCGTTCGTTACGGCTGTCAAAAAGCAGGAGTTGGCGAGGCGTGCCTGATCCCGTCGTTCTGCGGACTTTGACGCGATCGGGCTGGCGCAAGTCGTCCTACAGCGGGAATGACGGGGGAAGCTGCCTGGAGGTCCAGGACAATCACCCCTCCGGGGTCCCCGTTCGCGACTCCAAGAACCCGCACGGCGCCGCACTCGTCTTCCCGGCAGCCGCCTGGGATTCATTCGTCACCGTCGTGAAGGACGGAGGATTCGCGCACCATGCCTGA
- a CDS encoding DUF397 domain-containing protein: MTDHTIPSAAISSGWRKSSYSGPDNDSCLEVLDGHPAGVPVRDSKNPHGAALVFPAAAWASFVTAVKKQELARRA, encoded by the coding sequence ATGACTGATCACACCATCCCAAGCGCCGCCATATCGAGCGGCTGGCGCAAGTCGTCATACAGCGGCCCCGATAACGACAGCTGCCTGGAGGTCCTGGACGGCCACCCCGCCGGCGTGCCCGTCCGGGACTCCAAGAACCCGCATGGCGCCGCACTCGTCTTCCCGGCCGCCGCCTGGGCCTCGTTCGTTACGGCTGTCAAAAAGCAGGAGTTGGCGAGGCGTGCCTGA
- a CDS encoding helix-turn-helix domain-containing protein — MGSTYGDWLREQREAAGLTQQQLADAAVMTRSHIAHIEAGRRIPSKEDARRLDKALDTGNVLSSFLPQSDSTIADHFGAARQLEQQATMIREFALSFMPGILQTEEYARAVLGAAYPPRNDEERDRALVTRLERAKILDDSVTPAVWAMLDEAVLRRGVGGKSVMAEQIMHVVRLAERGRVRVHVVPFGLGMHPLLAGMVSLMWFEDQPPVAYTEGVRMGRLHDSPDLVHRIQCAYDLTLGEALPMRDSIALMRETAKEYGHHD, encoded by the coding sequence ATGGGCAGTACGTACGGGGACTGGCTCCGCGAACAACGGGAAGCGGCGGGCCTGACCCAGCAGCAGTTGGCCGACGCGGCGGTGATGACCCGCTCGCACATCGCGCACATCGAGGCGGGTCGCCGGATCCCGTCGAAGGAGGACGCGCGACGGCTGGACAAGGCGCTGGATACGGGGAATGTGCTGAGCAGTTTTCTGCCGCAGAGTGACTCGACGATTGCTGATCACTTCGGGGCGGCGAGACAACTGGAGCAACAAGCCACGATGATTCGTGAGTTCGCTCTCTCCTTCATGCCTGGAATCCTGCAGACGGAGGAGTACGCGCGAGCGGTTCTCGGGGCGGCCTACCCTCCACGGAATGACGAGGAACGTGACCGAGCCCTCGTCACGCGACTCGAGCGCGCGAAGATCCTTGACGACTCGGTGACTCCGGCGGTCTGGGCCATGCTGGACGAGGCGGTGTTGCGCCGAGGGGTCGGCGGCAAGAGCGTCATGGCCGAACAGATCATGCACGTCGTACGCCTCGCCGAACGAGGCCGTGTGCGGGTGCATGTGGTGCCGTTCGGGCTGGGGATGCATCCGCTCCTGGCCGGAATGGTCTCGCTCATGTGGTTCGAGGATCAACCGCCGGTTGCCTACACAGAAGGTGTGCGTATGGGGCGGCTTCACGATTCGCCGGACCTGGTTCACCGCATCCAGTGCGCCTACGATCTCACGCTGGGAGAGGCACTGCCGATGAGGGATTCAATTGCCCTCATGCGTGAGACAGCAAAGGAATACGGACACCATGACTGA
- a CDS encoding alpha/beta hydrolase: MHSLQFTAESSSNGMIERDFTVGDVPGVLWSPASGAERAPLVLMGHGGGAHKKHPAMTGRAHSLVTGCGFHVAVIDAPGHGDRPRTAYDEQEIAELRRAQAAGEPEGPIVVRYNARLAELAVPEYRATLDALQELPEIGAEGPVGYLGIAMGTAIGVPLVAVEPRITAAVLGLMWPDALFEKARRITVPIEFDLQWDDERIPREAGLALFDAFASKEKTLHANAGEHVAFPRFEVDSAVRFFARHLGRAVTSPA, translated from the coding sequence ATGCACTCTTTGCAGTTCACCGCCGAGTCGTCGTCGAACGGCATGATCGAGCGCGACTTCACCGTGGGCGACGTCCCCGGAGTTCTCTGGTCGCCGGCCTCCGGCGCCGAGCGCGCGCCCCTGGTCCTAATGGGCCACGGCGGCGGCGCCCACAAGAAGCATCCGGCGATGACGGGCCGGGCACACAGCCTCGTGACCGGCTGCGGCTTCCATGTCGCCGTCATCGACGCGCCCGGTCACGGCGACCGGCCGCGCACCGCGTACGACGAGCAGGAGATCGCCGAGCTGCGCCGGGCGCAGGCCGCGGGCGAGCCGGAAGGGCCGATCGTCGTCCGCTACAACGCCCGCCTGGCGGAGCTCGCCGTACCCGAGTACCGGGCGACCCTGGACGCCCTTCAGGAACTTCCGGAGATCGGCGCCGAGGGGCCGGTGGGCTACCTCGGCATCGCCATGGGCACCGCGATCGGGGTGCCGCTGGTGGCGGTCGAGCCCAGGATCACGGCCGCGGTCCTCGGCCTGATGTGGCCCGACGCCCTGTTCGAGAAGGCACGGCGGATCACCGTCCCGATCGAGTTCGACCTGCAGTGGGACGACGAGCGCATCCCGCGCGAGGCCGGCCTCGCGCTGTTCGACGCCTTCGCCTCGAAGGAGAAGACGTTGCACGCCAACGCGGGCGAGCACGTCGCCTTCCCCAGGTTCGAGGTCGACAGCGCGGTCCGGTTCTTCGCCCGGCATCTCGGCCGGGCGGTCACCTCGCCGGCCTGA
- a CDS encoding acyl-CoA dehydrogenase family protein: protein MYTLTDDQQAIRRAARDFADEYLAPDAAEWDREKHFPVDVLRKAAEIGMGGVNVREESGGSGLTRMDSALVFEALATGCPTISAYLSIHNMVAWMIDTYGTPAQRDQWLPLLCSMEHLASYCLTEPEAGSDAAALRTRAVRDGDSYVVTGVKQFISGAASSQVYLVMVRTHEAGARGITALLIDKDTPGLSFGPNERKMGWNAQPTRQVILDEVRVPVSHRLGQEGEGFKIAMHGLNGGRLNIAACSLGGARTALDRSISHLSQREAFGDKLANRQALQFQLADMATELEAAKTMLWQAAAALDAGDPRAVELCAMAKRFVTDAGFHVANQALQLHGGYGYLAEYGLEKIVRDLRVHQILEGTNEIMRLIIARSVVGTAA from the coding sequence GTGTACACCCTGACCGACGACCAGCAGGCGATCCGGCGGGCGGCCCGGGACTTCGCCGACGAGTACCTGGCCCCCGACGCCGCCGAGTGGGACCGCGAGAAGCACTTCCCGGTGGACGTGCTCCGCAAGGCCGCCGAGATCGGCATGGGCGGCGTCAACGTCCGTGAGGAGAGCGGGGGTTCGGGACTGACCCGGATGGACTCCGCGCTCGTCTTCGAGGCACTGGCCACCGGCTGCCCGACCATCTCGGCGTACCTCTCGATCCACAACATGGTCGCCTGGATGATCGACACCTACGGCACCCCCGCCCAGCGCGACCAATGGCTGCCGCTGCTGTGCTCCATGGAGCACCTCGCCAGCTACTGCCTGACCGAACCGGAGGCCGGATCGGACGCCGCCGCGCTGCGCACCCGCGCCGTACGGGACGGTGACAGCTACGTCGTCACCGGCGTCAAGCAGTTCATCTCCGGCGCCGCGTCCTCCCAGGTCTACCTGGTGATGGTGCGCACCCATGAGGCCGGGGCCCGGGGCATCACCGCCCTCCTGATCGACAAGGACACCCCGGGGCTGTCCTTCGGCCCCAACGAACGCAAGATGGGCTGGAACGCCCAGCCCACCCGGCAGGTGATCCTCGACGAGGTCCGGGTCCCCGTCAGCCACCGCCTCGGCCAGGAGGGCGAGGGCTTCAAGATCGCCATGCACGGCCTCAACGGCGGCCGGCTGAACATCGCGGCCTGCTCGCTCGGCGGCGCCCGCACCGCCCTCGACCGCAGCATCAGCCACCTCAGCCAGCGCGAGGCGTTCGGCGACAAGCTGGCCAACCGCCAGGCCCTGCAGTTCCAACTGGCCGACATGGCCACGGAACTGGAGGCGGCCAAGACCATGCTCTGGCAGGCCGCCGCCGCCCTGGACGCCGGCGACCCGCGCGCCGTCGAACTGTGCGCCATGGCCAAGCGCTTCGTCACCGACGCCGGCTTCCACGTCGCCAACCAGGCCCTCCAGCTGCACGGCGGCTACGGCTACCTCGCCGAGTACGGCCTGGAGAAGATCGTCCGCGACCTCCGTGTCCACCAGATCCTGGAGGGCACCAACGAGATCATGCGGCTGATCATCGCCCGGAGCGTGGTGGGCACGGCGGCCTGA
- a CDS encoding diiron oxygenase, whose translation MSSTPVSAPVAPGGRAGPPPAFERDLLHQLTRRWGKRVAVKKDELDLDGHFDTQLPDFPDHLVPLLALPGAAPLDAEARGRILSASWIAYNAKTTAIEDEVILPACRLMLQDHIPVRRDEAAVAALHQTIIDEHYHILMCQNAASVTRRRRALADLAFDPQGWSVVRALEERRRELTGPARDLVEIAFALAAETTINAFLSTISTEFGIQPMNRLTVDLHRRDESGHAVVFRELAVSLYGALSPDERELFKDALVQGLDAFRAPDFDPWVGVAAAGGMAVTADELSDAAAGRPAAPRDTGPLQSLLADLGLSEDLGPALAVPATTPARRS comes from the coding sequence ATGTCCAGCACACCCGTTAGCGCACCGGTCGCCCCCGGCGGCAGAGCCGGCCCGCCGCCGGCCTTCGAACGTGATCTGCTGCACCAGCTCACCAGGCGCTGGGGCAAGCGGGTCGCCGTCAAGAAGGACGAACTCGACCTCGACGGCCACTTCGACACCCAACTGCCCGACTTCCCCGACCACTTGGTGCCGCTGCTGGCGCTGCCCGGCGCCGCACCGCTGGACGCGGAGGCCCGGGGCCGGATCCTCTCCGCCTCCTGGATCGCGTACAACGCCAAGACCACCGCGATCGAGGACGAGGTCATCCTGCCCGCCTGCCGGCTGATGCTTCAGGACCACATCCCGGTCCGCCGGGACGAGGCCGCCGTCGCCGCACTGCACCAGACGATCATCGACGAGCACTACCACATCCTGATGTGCCAGAACGCGGCCTCGGTCACCCGGCGCCGCCGCGCGCTGGCCGACCTCGCCTTCGACCCGCAGGGCTGGTCGGTGGTGCGCGCCCTGGAGGAGCGCCGCCGCGAACTGACCGGCCCGGCCCGCGACCTGGTGGAGATCGCCTTCGCGCTGGCCGCGGAGACCACCATCAACGCGTTCCTCTCCACCATCTCCACCGAGTTCGGCATCCAGCCGATGAACCGCCTCACCGTCGATCTGCACCGCCGCGACGAGAGTGGCCACGCCGTGGTCTTCCGCGAACTGGCCGTCTCCCTCTACGGCGCGCTCTCCCCGGACGAACGCGAACTGTTCAAGGACGCGCTGGTCCAGGGCCTGGACGCCTTCCGGGCGCCGGACTTCGACCCCTGGGTCGGGGTGGCCGCCGCCGGCGGGATGGCCGTCACCGCCGACGAACTGTCCGACGCGGCCGCCGGCCGCCCGGCCGCCCCCAGGGACACCGGCCCCCTCCAGTCCCTCCTCGCCGACCTGGGACTCTCCGAGGACCTCGGCCCCGCCCTGGCCGTACCGGCCACCACCCCCGCGCGAAGGAGCTGA
- a CDS encoding aminotransferase class IV, protein MSERLRWDDAQGALVPAGPPGTVHAIDSWLCAEGRVRGLPLHLRRFAAASEALGGPPGPQVHAFFQAVAERLPTAGSWFPRVELAVENRELCLRLWIRPAPALGENVRLWTAEGPDRRSRPDIKGLDLDRLTALRDAALADGADEALLLDAAGRLVEGATTSFLWWRGDVLCTPPDTPRRLASVTRELLLGIAAAQGVRTAHETPTPRALDGLEVWAVNALHGIRPVTQWTSAQVSAGPAIRAPRWRGHLSRLSQPAPSALSTRTPDHVQHTR, encoded by the coding sequence ATGAGCGAACGGCTCCGCTGGGACGACGCACAGGGCGCCCTGGTCCCCGCCGGCCCGCCCGGCACCGTCCACGCCATCGACTCCTGGCTGTGCGCCGAGGGCCGGGTGCGCGGGCTCCCGCTGCACCTGCGGCGGTTCGCCGCGGCCTCCGAGGCGCTCGGCGGACCGCCGGGCCCCCAGGTGCACGCCTTCTTCCAGGCGGTGGCGGAACGGCTGCCGACGGCCGGCAGCTGGTTCCCGCGCGTCGAACTCGCTGTGGAAAACCGGGAATTATGCCTCCGGCTGTGGATACGCCCGGCGCCCGCCCTCGGTGAGAACGTACGGTTGTGGACGGCCGAGGGCCCCGACCGCCGCAGCCGCCCCGACATCAAGGGCCTCGACCTCGACCGGCTCACCGCGCTGCGCGACGCGGCCCTGGCCGACGGCGCCGACGAGGCGCTGCTCCTCGACGCCGCCGGCCGCCTGGTGGAGGGCGCGACCACCAGCTTCCTGTGGTGGCGGGGAGACGTCCTGTGCACCCCGCCCGACACGCCCCGGCGGCTCGCCTCCGTCACCCGCGAGCTGCTCCTCGGCATCGCCGCCGCGCAGGGGGTCCGCACCGCCCACGAAACCCCCACGCCGCGTGCACTCGACGGTCTCGAAGTCTGGGCGGTCAACGCCCTGCACGGCATCCGACCCGTCACGCAATGGACATCCGCGCAGGTCAGCGCCGGACCGGCGATCCGCGCCCCGCGTTGGCGCGGCCATCTGAGCCGTCTGTCGCAGCCCGCCCCTTCCGCCCTCTCCACTAGGACGCCCGACCATGTCCAGCACACCCGTTAG
- the pabB gene encoding aminodeoxychorismate synthase component I: protein MRTLLVDNHDSYTFNLFQLIAEVNGVDPVVVTNDTPMLKTLRQGGFDNIVISPGPGRPQESRDLGYVPDLLRHTDLPVLGVCLGHQAIAHAAGAAVVPAPRPRHGHLATVTHDGDDLFAAVPREFTAVRYHSLCVEEPLPPELEVTARADDGVIMALRHRDLPRWGVQFHPESIASEYGREILTNFRDLTHGVRDEARHTARTTARPAARRASGAPTHQLITTVLPRAVDTEAAFARLHADATHCFWLDSSRVEEGLSRFSFLGDATGPLSEILTYRLSAGAVKVQDAGGLRLESGSIFEVLDARLKQRRLDAPDLPFDLTGGYVGYFGYELKADCGASRRHAADTPDAVWMFADRLIAVDHQEQRTYVLAVHTDDEQQTFAAKEWVEATAERLTGLEPLPDDAGARQPADRAPDAAPYLVRDRAGYLADVDECRRQLVRGESYEICLTDKLRMPPVDATAAADLAFYRRLRRANPAPYSALLRLGGTTVFSSSPERFLRIERDGTVESKPIKGTAPRDADPVRDRQLAEELAAGAKTQAENLMIVDLLRNDLGQVCEIGSVRVDRYMAVESYATVHQLVSTIQGRLGASVSAVDCVRHCFPGGSMTGAPKLRTMEIIDRLETEARGIYSGALGYFGLSGGTDLNIVIRTAVRNGDELTIGAGGAIVLDSDPQDEYEEMLLKAAAPLRAWQAGR from the coding sequence ATGCGCACACTGCTCGTCGACAACCATGATTCCTACACCTTCAACCTCTTCCAGCTCATAGCCGAGGTCAACGGCGTCGACCCGGTCGTGGTCACCAACGACACCCCGATGCTGAAGACCCTCCGCCAGGGCGGGTTCGACAACATCGTCATCTCCCCGGGCCCGGGCCGCCCGCAGGAGTCCCGCGACCTCGGATACGTGCCCGACCTGCTGCGCCACACCGATCTGCCGGTCCTCGGCGTCTGCCTCGGCCACCAGGCCATCGCGCACGCCGCCGGCGCCGCCGTCGTCCCCGCCCCGCGGCCCCGCCACGGCCACCTCGCCACGGTCACCCACGACGGCGACGACCTCTTCGCCGCCGTCCCCCGGGAATTCACCGCGGTGCGCTATCACTCGCTGTGCGTCGAGGAGCCGCTGCCGCCGGAGCTGGAGGTCACCGCGCGCGCCGACGACGGCGTGATCATGGCGCTGCGCCACCGCGACCTCCCGCGCTGGGGCGTCCAGTTCCACCCCGAGTCCATCGCCTCGGAATACGGCCGGGAGATCCTCACCAACTTCCGCGACCTCACCCACGGCGTACGCGACGAGGCCCGTCACACCGCCCGCACCACCGCCCGCCCGGCCGCCCGGCGCGCGTCCGGCGCGCCCACCCACCAGTTGATCACCACCGTCCTGCCACGGGCCGTCGACACCGAAGCCGCCTTCGCCCGGCTGCACGCCGACGCCACGCACTGCTTCTGGCTCGACAGCAGCCGCGTCGAGGAGGGCCTGTCCCGCTTCTCCTTCCTGGGCGACGCCACCGGCCCGCTCAGCGAGATCCTCACCTACCGGCTGTCCGCGGGCGCGGTGAAGGTGCAGGACGCGGGCGGGCTCCGCCTGGAGAGCGGCTCGATCTTCGAGGTCCTCGACGCCCGCCTCAAGCAGCGCCGCCTCGACGCCCCCGACCTGCCCTTCGACCTCACCGGCGGCTACGTCGGCTACTTCGGCTACGAACTCAAGGCCGACTGCGGCGCGTCCCGGCGGCACGCCGCGGACACCCCCGACGCCGTCTGGATGTTCGCCGACCGGCTGATCGCCGTCGACCACCAGGAGCAGCGCACCTACGTGCTCGCCGTGCACACCGACGACGAGCAGCAGACCTTCGCCGCCAAGGAGTGGGTCGAGGCGACGGCGGAGCGGCTGACCGGCCTGGAGCCCCTCCCTGACGACGCGGGCGCCCGGCAGCCCGCCGACCGGGCCCCCGACGCGGCCCCGTACCTCGTCCGCGACCGGGCGGGCTACCTCGCCGACGTCGACGAGTGCCGCCGCCAGCTGGTCCGCGGCGAGAGCTACGAGATCTGCCTGACCGACAAGCTGCGGATGCCGCCCGTCGACGCCACCGCCGCCGCCGACCTGGCCTTCTACCGCCGGCTGCGGCGCGCCAACCCCGCCCCGTACTCCGCGCTGCTGCGGCTGGGCGGCACCACCGTCTTCAGCTCCTCGCCCGAGCGGTTCCTGCGCATCGAGCGCGACGGCACCGTCGAGAGCAAGCCCATCAAGGGCACCGCACCGCGCGACGCCGACCCCGTACGCGACCGGCAGCTCGCCGAGGAACTGGCCGCCGGCGCCAAGACGCAGGCCGAGAACCTGATGATCGTGGACCTGCTGCGCAACGACCTCGGGCAGGTCTGCGAGATCGGCAGCGTGCGGGTCGACCGCTACATGGCCGTCGAGTCCTACGCCACCGTCCACCAGCTCGTCTCCACCATCCAGGGCCGCCTCGGCGCCTCCGTCAGCGCCGTCGACTGCGTACGTCACTGCTTCCCCGGCGGCTCGATGACCGGCGCGCCCAAGCTGCGCACCATGGAGATCATCGACCGCCTGGAGACCGAGGCCCGCGGCATCTACTCCGGCGCGCTCGGCTACTTCGGCCTCTCCGGCGGCACCGACCTCAACATCGTGATCCGCACCGCGGTCCGCAACGGCGACGAGCTGACCATCGGCGCGGGCGGCGCCATCGTCCTCGACTCCGACCCCCAGGACGAGTACGAGGAGATGCTCCTCAAGGCCGCCGCCCCGCTGCGCGCCTGGCAGGCAGGACGATGA
- a CDS encoding MaoC/PaaZ C-terminal domain-containing protein — MTTQVDYDNVPVGTRLAAQEFQLLPVHEIMYCGASLDFVGVHWNPRVARSVGMDHIVAHGPLTEAKALRIVHEWTGDPGSVVSQHARFHKPVLIPDDGVGARYRIHGTVTEKLADRRVVVELTAVSPQEEELVTVRAVVQLA, encoded by the coding sequence ATGACCACCCAGGTCGATTACGACAATGTTCCGGTCGGAACGCGGCTGGCCGCTCAGGAATTTCAGCTCCTGCCGGTCCACGAAATCATGTACTGCGGTGCCTCCCTCGACTTCGTCGGCGTCCACTGGAACCCGCGCGTCGCGCGTTCCGTGGGAATGGATCACATCGTCGCCCACGGACCGCTGACCGAGGCGAAAGCGCTCCGCATCGTGCACGAATGGACCGGTGATCCCGGTTCCGTCGTCTCCCAGCACGCCCGATTCCACAAGCCGGTCCTTATACCCGACGACGGTGTGGGTGCCCGCTACCGCATCCACGGAACCGTGACCGAGAAACTGGCGGACCGGCGAGTCGTGGTCGAATTGACCGCGGTATCCCCGCAGGAAGAGGAATTGGTCACCGTACGCGCGGTAGTGCAACTCGCGTGA
- a CDS encoding FAS1-like dehydratase domain-containing protein has protein sequence MPLNREFIGRSWRAAEIYEVSREKLRDFAVAIGETHPAYLDEEAAVKHGYRTVIAPPTFATTLWFRMGNWPMLVPEFGKQKDPVCVLGDQRVTHHRRIHAGDRLWFTTTVRDIRDIGRHELFEMEHQVTSEDGEPVCTVVDQMISRGSAAPKE, from the coding sequence ATGCCCTTGAACAGGGAATTCATCGGCCGCAGCTGGCGTGCCGCGGAAATCTATGAGGTGAGCCGCGAAAAACTCCGCGACTTCGCGGTCGCGATCGGCGAGACGCACCCGGCCTATCTGGACGAGGAAGCCGCGGTGAAGCACGGCTACCGCACCGTCATCGCACCGCCCACCTTCGCCACCACCCTGTGGTTCCGCATGGGCAACTGGCCCATGCTGGTACCCGAGTTCGGCAAGCAGAAGGACCCGGTCTGCGTCCTCGGTGACCAGCGCGTCACCCACCACCGGCGGATCCACGCCGGCGACCGGCTGTGGTTCACCACCACCGTTCGCGACATCCGCGACATCGGCCGGCACGAACTCTTCGAGATGGAACACCAGGTGACCTCGGAGGACGGCGAACCCGTCTGCACCGTCGTCGACCAGATGATTTCCCGCGGTTCCGCGGCACCGAAGGAGTAG
- a CDS encoding helix-turn-helix transcriptional regulator, with product MADQQRRRCLAEFLRSRRERLTPEEAGILAGPRRRTPGLRREEVAQLSGVSVTWYTWLEQARDITVSRQVLTSLARALMLSSIERRHLFGLAGVPLPEQPPGRGPGPALQRLVDALEPHPAYLLDANWDLVGWNRAEAGLIGDPGQLEPAERNLLWLVFMDPAMRTLMVDWEGQAQNLVAQFRADARARFGDPRFERLTGGLREASAEFRGWWEAHDIADFGSNRRQFRHPWVGRLTFDYVKLAAMDAPGVKLFACMPADAETTGKLPALQRCAAGEVPAAAQVADAVDGLGVSRAGA from the coding sequence ATGGCTGACCAGCAACGGCGGCGCTGCCTGGCGGAGTTCCTGCGCTCGCGGCGGGAGCGGCTCACACCCGAGGAGGCGGGCATCCTCGCGGGGCCGCGGCGGCGCACCCCCGGGCTGCGGCGCGAAGAGGTCGCCCAGCTCTCCGGGGTCAGCGTGACCTGGTACACCTGGCTGGAGCAGGCGCGCGACATCACCGTCAGCCGGCAGGTCCTCACGAGCCTGGCGCGCGCCCTGATGCTCAGCTCGATCGAGCGCCGGCACCTGTTCGGGCTGGCCGGGGTGCCGCTGCCGGAGCAGCCGCCGGGCCGCGGCCCGGGCCCCGCGCTGCAGCGGCTGGTCGACGCGCTCGAACCGCACCCCGCGTACCTGCTGGACGCCAACTGGGACCTGGTGGGCTGGAACCGCGCCGAGGCGGGGCTGATCGGGGACCCGGGGCAGCTGGAGCCGGCCGAACGCAACCTGCTGTGGCTGGTGTTCATGGATCCGGCCATGCGCACGCTGATGGTCGACTGGGAGGGCCAGGCGCAGAATCTGGTCGCCCAGTTCCGGGCGGACGCCCGGGCGCGCTTCGGTGATCCGCGCTTCGAGCGGCTCACCGGCGGGCTGCGGGAGGCGAGTGCGGAGTTCCGCGGCTGGTGGGAGGCCCACGACATCGCCGACTTCGGCAGCAACCGCCGGCAGTTCCGCCACCCCTGGGTCGGCCGGCTGACCTTCGACTACGTGAAACTGGCGGCGATGGACGCGCCCGGCGTCAAGCTGTTCGCCTGCATGCCGGCCGACGCGGAGACGACCGGGAAGCTGCCCGCGCTCCAGCGGTGCGCGGCCGGCGAGGTGCCGGCGGCGGCCCAAGTGGCGGATGCCGTGGACGGGTTGGGCGTCTCGCGCGCGGGAGCGTAG